One Anaerobacillus alkaliphilus DNA window includes the following coding sequences:
- the rimP gene encoding ribosome maturation factor RimP, producing the protein MSSKVTTAVEELVIPILTNMQLELVDVEFKKEGKNWFLRVYIDSEKGVDIEDCGTVSERLSELLDEKDPITQAYFLEVSSPGAERPLKKESDIEKAVGKNIYVTLYEPIQGEKTHEGKLVSFVENQLTIATKQKTRLVEVVIPYEKVASARLAVVF; encoded by the coding sequence ATGAGTAGCAAAGTAACTACAGCCGTAGAAGAACTAGTTATACCTATTTTGACTAATATGCAACTTGAACTTGTAGATGTTGAATTTAAGAAAGAAGGGAAGAATTGGTTTCTACGAGTTTACATTGACTCAGAAAAGGGTGTAGATATTGAGGACTGTGGCACTGTCAGCGAAAGATTAAGCGAACTTTTAGATGAAAAAGACCCAATTACACAAGCATACTTCTTAGAAGTATCTTCGCCTGGTGCTGAGAGACCATTGAAAAAAGAGTCCGATATTGAAAAGGCAGTCGGTAAGAACATATACGTTACCTTATATGAGCCAATTCAAGGTGAGAAAACACATGAAGGTAAATTGGTTTCTTTTGTTGAAAATCAGTTAACGATTGCAACAAAACAAAAAACACGTCTAGTAGAAGTGGTCATTCCTTATGAAAAAGTAGCAAGTGCTAGGTTGGCCGTAGTGTTCTAA
- the nusA gene encoding transcription termination factor NusA: protein MNTDFMDALTTLEKEKGISKEIIIEAIEAALISGYKRNFNQAQNVRVDINRENGSIRVFARKQVVEEVFDSRLEISLEAAKAMNPQYEVDDIVEIEVTPKDFGRIAAQTAKQVVTQRVREAERGIIYADFIDREEDIMTGIVQRQDSRFIYVDLGKVEALLPLSEQMPNETYKHNDRIKAYITKVEKTTKGPQILISRTHPGLLKRLFELEVPEIFDGTVELKSVAREAGDRSKIAVHAENQEVDPVGSCVGPKGQRVQTIVNELKGEKIDIVRWSEDPVEYVANALSPAKVVQVKVNEEEKMTQVIVPDYQLSLAIGKRGQNARLAAKLTGWKIDIKSQSEAESLGLYNSNEAQNLDIEDEVADYNFEEGHVEQE from the coding sequence ATGAATACTGATTTTATGGATGCATTAACTACGTTAGAAAAAGAAAAAGGAATTAGTAAGGAAATTATTATTGAAGCAATTGAGGCTGCTTTAATTTCTGGTTACAAACGTAACTTTAATCAAGCCCAAAATGTTCGTGTGGATATTAATCGTGAGAACGGCAGTATCCGTGTTTTTGCCAGAAAGCAAGTAGTGGAAGAGGTTTTTGACTCAAGATTAGAAATTTCCCTTGAAGCGGCAAAAGCCATGAACCCACAATATGAGGTAGACGATATTGTTGAAATTGAAGTAACCCCTAAGGATTTCGGTAGAATTGCTGCTCAAACAGCTAAACAGGTTGTAACTCAACGTGTTCGAGAAGCTGAAAGAGGTATTATCTATGCTGATTTTATTGATCGCGAAGAAGATATTATGACAGGAATTGTTCAAAGGCAAGACAGCCGTTTTATCTATGTAGACTTAGGGAAAGTAGAAGCTCTACTACCGTTAAGTGAGCAAATGCCTAACGAAACTTATAAGCATAATGATCGTATCAAAGCTTACATAACCAAAGTAGAAAAAACGACTAAAGGTCCTCAGATTTTGATTTCAAGAACGCACCCTGGATTATTAAAGCGATTATTTGAGTTAGAAGTACCTGAAATCTTTGATGGTACAGTTGAACTTAAGTCAGTTGCCCGAGAAGCTGGTGACCGTTCGAAAATTGCTGTTCATGCAGAAAATCAAGAGGTTGATCCTGTTGGTTCGTGTGTTGGCCCAAAAGGGCAAAGAGTTCAGACAATCGTGAATGAACTTAAAGGTGAAAAGATTGACATCGTTCGTTGGTCAGAAGATCCAGTAGAATATGTTGCAAATGCTTTAAGCCCTGCTAAGGTAGTGCAAGTAAAGGTAAATGAAGAAGAAAAAATGACTCAAGTTATTGTTCCTGATTACCAACTTTCATTGGCTATTGGTAAAAGAGGGCAAAACGCAAGGTTAGCAGCTAAGTTAACAGGTTGGAAAATTGATATTAAGAGCCAATCTGAGGCAGAAAGTCTCGGTCTATATAATTCTAACGAGGCACAGAATTTGGACATAGAAGATGAAGTTGCTGATTATAATTTTGAAGAGGGACACGTAGAACAAGAGTAG
- the rnpM gene encoding RNase P modulator RnpM, with amino-acid sequence MKNRKVPLRKCVVTNEMKPKKELIRIVRTPEGEVVVDFTGKKSGRGAYVSNSQECFEEAKKKDVFSRHLNVKVSSEIYDQLIKDRTKGDL; translated from the coding sequence ATGAAGAACCGTAAAGTTCCACTTCGCAAATGTGTTGTCACAAATGAGATGAAACCTAAAAAAGAATTAATCCGTATTGTTCGTACCCCTGAAGGCGAAGTCGTTGTCGATTTTACTGGGAAAAAGTCTGGAAGAGGGGCATATGTGAGTAACAGCCAAGAATGCTTTGAAGAAGCAAAAAAGAAAGATGTATTTTCCCGTCATTTAAATGTGAAAGTTAGTTCCGAAATATATGACCAACTTATCAAAGATCGAACTAAAGGAGACTTATAA
- a CDS encoding YlxQ family RNA-binding protein has translation MKQPQWFSLLGLAARARKLVTGEELVIKSIRKKEVHLVIVADDASDLTKKKLQDKCQYYNVTLQFASDRGQLGAAIGKHERVVIGVTDEGFAQKLLSLL, from the coding sequence ATGAAGCAACCACAATGGTTTTCGCTCTTAGGCCTAGCGGCTAGAGCAAGAAAGCTCGTTACTGGGGAAGAGCTTGTGATTAAAAGTATCCGTAAAAAAGAAGTCCATTTGGTAATAGTAGCAGATGATGCCTCAGACTTGACAAAGAAAAAGTTACAGGATAAATGTCAATACTACAATGTTACGTTGCAGTTCGCGTCTGATCGAGGACAGCTCGGTGCTGCGATTGGTAAACATGAAAGAGTAGTTATTGGTGTTACAGACGAGGGATTTGCTCAAAAGCTCCTTTCACTTCTTTAA